A single genomic interval of Phaeodactylum tricornutum CCAP 1055/1 chromosome 5, whole genome shotgun sequence harbors:
- a CDS encoding predicted protein — protein MCGRTAQTGDAVRAAAKSLGIALETTSKSNAGSTTNFSGPEKQQQHMESTDAQRSSSSSKPLSVVKESMFSSLHDNESSELRNNFNLSPGMDAVVFWKDKFDTVRATRKTWGLITRGGSEEKPIEDGMGKHFSNLMFNARSDTLYTKPTFGRLATSGKTCLIAVDGFFEWKTVVGKKQPYFVYRKQHENQKAEENRQRGLPTDCKASSRPYLLLAGLWTSVPTGLADGDTLDTFTIVTTEACPPLQWLHTRMPVCVWEDALAWEWLRHPTQRCHRKLEDASRNTKDNLLAWHAVTSEMSKPKFRSSEAIKALPQPKSIQSFFAVMENDKKLDSSPSRSPSRKKPPTSLSKRNAKSHQNSQTPTKKTKIKTSGIASFFKPKPSPPS, from the coding sequence ATGTGTGGCCGAACCGCACAAACAGGAGATGCCGTCCGAGCTGCCGCGAAAAGTTTAGGAATAGCTCTCGAGACTACGTCAAAGTCGAACGCTGGTAGTACGACGAATTTTTCGGGGCCAgagaagcaacagcaacacaTGGAATCTACTGATGCTCAAAGAAGCTCTTCATCCTCAAAGCCATTATCTGTGGTCAAGGAATCCAtgttttcttcgttgcaTGACAACGAGTCTTCTGAGTTGCGCAACAATTTTAATCTCAGCCCTGGGATGGATGCAGtcgtcttttggaaagacaaaTTTGACACTGTTCGCGCAACGCGAAAGACTTGGGGCTTAATAACACGGGGTGGAAGCGAAGAGAAGCCGATCGAGGACGGCATGGGCAAGCATTTTAGCAATCTTATGTTCAACGCTCGTTCTGATACCCTTTATACCAAGCCGACCTTTGGACGACTCGCGACATCAGGCAAGACCTGCTTGATTGCGGTAGACGGATTTTTTGAATGGAAAACTGTCGTGGGAAAGAAACAGCCTTATTTCGTTTACCGCAAGCAACAcgaaaaccaaaaagcagaagaaaaTAGGCAACGGGGACTTCCTACTGACTGTAAAGCATCCTCTCGGCCGTATCTTTTATTGGCGGGCTTATGGACAAGTGTTCCTACTGGACTGGCGGACGGCGATACGCTCGATACTTTCACAATAGTGACCACGGAAGCTTGTCCGCCACTACAATGGCTACATACTCGTATGCCAGTTTGTGTATGGGAGGACGCTTTGGCCTGGGAATGGTTGCGACATCCAACGCAAAGATGCCACCGCAAGTTAGAAGACGCCTCTCGAAATACAAAAGACAACCTTTTGGCTTGGCATGCCGTGACGTCGGAAATGTCGAAACCCAAATTTCGCTCGTCGGAAGCTATTAAGGCACTGCCGCAGCCAAAATCGATTCAATCGTTTTTCGCCGTGATGGAAAATGACAAGAAATTGGATTCTTCACCGTCTAGATCCCCGTCGCGCAAGAAACCACCTACCTCTCTGTCGAAACGGAATGCGAAGAGTCATCAAAACAGCCAAACTCcgacgaaaaagaccaaaatCAAAACTAGTGGAATTGCATCCTTCTTTAAGCCAAAGCCATCGCCTCCATCTTGA
- a CDS encoding predicted protein codes for MSSARNFKRHEDTTRSLSNVSSSHKSSFSDPNVGALFPRSKYDMSRQSLPNHSFEGGRQRQHQQQHQRMKEFAPVDASWDAIVEEKKDDVSVITNPSAAFQTGSVASGARNGARITRLASMFSNHAVGKTHSKDDGSPKHNRYTSNTPTTRITKTTLASPSSPVPSAGSSAYVGWPGTQDKEGAVVSIQSSFEDSSQEDFVRKRESSPSPQTATALLMRSSNEKSRPSSTPYSYSSALSDRHVMSPKQSNTVLRYTQVGDRYSSITSNHNSNTGRGARSPPNSANRRRTGGSSVSFNNLLEPTLDDAWDSEPSTNPPSSTGGTSFSKASSAYMDAFTDKNRRENSVTLAAKEVLRRHRSSIPQPPTQESLAAIDCLSPPHRAFNAPGYRGLIEKTKEVPSLMDDMDSDSSSKATTTYTVSNVGGPTTNVPRHLQYNPEDDAVSDIFDNLSLSKESDIFDNLSNFGTKHSPRRTLRATTVYPARIAEEEETEHADAFRLVMLGGGLTAIQSTAEGFGNRKTASDYDENLTNSDVDQYGFANVPGFNKMLNAGMTTDNSLLGIQGNLGNTSQAIVRSRRMESESGSSLFTDPYARDQIMDMGGDLSEYYIHPDAMKKVLRVYRRMSEREKSSMPHTEFERQEDESKAFALFEMRSRIMENDIERGLERRGGTVTVDDLVITPYYRESSRIRDAVIVSKAWRDGASPKDVINSSRLTRREQCIHLIRRPVRSNGSLDDSVAAVGGASSATHHFEWEAKEWVDDTDFMQYRCPSVGPRYMRGFDMFTSGDCQSILLKLTNERCLELRVELNVATKRQIEAEEFMKEDGDGRDGQMTESEMTYLTSMEDVKVISRELVIAEKAFALVRDRMKQLITKYEQLLVKIENESFSGASSVLTYESSHFSDSEYWDEQDNHESAMWARRAQRAELRAEISAREALMAEQKARVVKQEKRRELEVLQQRLLELKSEASHAIPGLEVSSSLAKTFSVRHDNNGHQARLTTSNISNEKIAGVKQRFRDRMAAKKQQDPRAFSESNGDHRGQLPPRPTTPSPSQVERFNVVRSAGEEMYSHLDFYERSLKSVQDPRAFD; via the coding sequence ATGAGCAGCGCCCGTAATTTCAAGAGGCACGAAGATACCACGCGATCTTTGTCAAACGTATCGTCGTCCCACAAAAGCTCGTTTTCGGATCCCAACGTGGGAGCGCTCTTTCCAAGATCGAAATACGATATGTCGCGGCAGTCTCTTCCCAATCACTCGTTCGAGGGgggacgacaacgacaacatcaacagcaacatcaacGGATGAAAGAATTTGCACCAGTAGACGCATCTTGGGACGCCATTgtggaggaaaagaaggacgaTGTGTCCGTAATCACCAATCCTTCCGCTGCATTCCAGACAGGTTCGGTAGCTTCGGGTGCACGCAACGGAGCCCGGATAACTAGACTGGCGTCCATGTTCAGTAATCATGCCGTTGGTAAGACACACAGCAAAGACGATGGTTCTCCCAAACATAATCGGTACACGAGCAACACGCCGACCACACGTATCACCAAGACGACGCTCGCGTCTCCCTCGAGCCCTGTGCCTTCTGCCGGGAGTAGCGCTTACGTTGGCTGGCCCGGAACACAGGACAAGGAAGGCGCTGTGGTATCCATACAGTCATCCTTCGAAGACAGTTCTCAGGAAGACTTCGTGCGCAAGCGCGAATCCTCGCCCTCACCCCAAACCGCGACCGCTCTGCTCATGCGGTCCAGCAACGAAAAATCGAGGCCTAGTTCCACGCCTTATTCGTACTCATCCGCTTTGTCAGACAGACACGTGATGTCTCCAAAGCAGAGCAATACGGTGCTTCGCTACACACAAGTTGGTGACCGATACTCCAGTATCACCAGCAACCATAACAGCAATACGGGACGTGGAGCGAGATCTCCACCGAACTCGGCAAATCGAAGACGCACCGGCGGTAGCTCAGTTTCCTTCAACAACTTGCTGGAACCCACATTGGACGATGCCTGGGATTCCGAGCCTTCTACCAACCCGCCTTCGTCCACTGGCGGCACGAGTTTCTCCAAGGCCTCGTCGGCCTACATGGATGCTTTCACTGACAAGAACCGCCGCGAAAATTCGGTGACTCTAGCCGCCAAGGAAGTGTTGCGTCGGCACCGCTCTTCGATTCCTCAGCCACCGACACAAGAATCGCTGGCTGCCATCGATTGCCTATCTCCGCCGCATCGGGCCTTTAATGCTCCGGGCTATCGAGGGTTAATTGAAAAAACTAAGGAGGTGCCCAGTCTCATGGATGATATGGATTCCGACAGTTcttcaaaagcaacaacgacCTACACAGTATCCAACGTGGGCGGTCCAACTACCAATGTGCCAAGGCATTTACAATACAACCCGGAAGATGACGCCGTGTCGGACATCTTTGACAATTTGTCACTTTCTAAAGAATCCGACATCTTTGATAATTTATCAAACTTTGGAACTAAACACTCACCGCGTAGAACGTTGCGTGCAACAACGGTCTATCCTGCTCGAATTGctgaagaggaagaaacggaacATGCGGATGCCTTTAGACTCGTCATGCTTGGCGGTGGCTTGACTGCTATTCAATCTACTGCGGAAGGCTTTGGCAACCGAAAAACAGCGAGTGACTACGACGAAAACTTGACCAACAGCGACGTCGATCAGTATGGATTTGCCAATGTTCCGGGCTTCAACAAAATGTTGAACGCCGGTATGACGACGGATAATTCGCTGTTGGGAATTCAAGGAAACTTGGGAAATACCTCACAGGCGATAGTTCGTAGCCGACGAATGGAGAGTGAGTCCGGCTCGTCCTTGTTTACCGATCCTTACGCACGTGACCAGATAATGGACATGGGCGGGGACTTGTCAGAATATTACATACATCCCGATGCTATGAAGAAAGTTCTCCGCGTGTACCGTCGCATGTCTGAGCGTGAAAAATCGAGCATGCCGCATACCGAGTTTGAACgccaagaagacgagagCAAGGCCTTTGCCTTGTTTGAAATGCGCAGTCGGATAATGGAAAACGACATAGAGCGGGGTTTGGAACGCAGAGGTGGGACAGTGACTGTGGATGACTTGGTGATTACTCCTTACTATCGTGAGTCCAGCCGTATTCGAGACGCTGTCATTGTTAGCAAAGCCTGGCGAGATGGGGCTAGTCCAAAGGATGTGATCAATTCTTCCAGGCTAACTAGACGGGAACAGTGCATTCACCTCATCCGGCGCCCAGTACGATCGAATGGAAGCTTAGACGACAGCGTCGCGGCTGTTGGAGGCGCTTCATCGGCAACGCATCATTTCGAATGGGAAGCCAAGGAATGGGTAGATGATACAGATTTCATGCAGTATAGATGCCCATCTGTTGGCCCTCGTTACATGCGAGGATTCGACATGTTTACAAGTGGAGACTGTCAAAGCATTCTACTCAAGCTCACAAACGAGCGCTGTCTGGAGCTGCGCGTGGAGCTCAACGTTGCTACCAAACGGCAGATCGAAGCGGAAGAGTTCATGAAGGAAGATGGCGACGGCCGGGATGGTCAGATGACGGAATCCGAGATGACTTATCTCACATCTATGGAAGATGTGAAGGTTATCTCTCGAGAGCTTGTTATCGCGGAGAAAGCGTTTGCTTTAGTGCGAGATCGCATGAAACAGTTGATCACAAAGTATGAGCAGCTGTTGGTAAAGATTGAAAATGAATCTTTTTCAGGTGCCTCCTCTGTCTTGACGTACGAAAGCTCGCACTTCTCGGATTCAGAGTACTGGGATGAACAAGACAACCATGAGAGTGCAATGTGGGCCCGTCGAGCCCAACGAGCTGAGCTGAGAGCCGAGATTTCAGCTCGAGAAGCTCTCATGGCGGAGCAAAAAGCACGAGTAGTGAAGCAAGAGAAACGTCGCGAGCTTGAAGTCCTCCAACAAAGGCTTTTGGAACTAAAGTCCGAGGCGTCGCACGCTATTCCTGGACTAGAAGTATCCTCAAGTCTAGCCAAGACCTTTTCTGTTCGTCATGATAACAATGGGCATCAAGCAAGGCTGACTACCAGCAATATAAGCAATGAAAAAATTGCCGGGGTGAAACAAAGATTCCGAGATCGTATGGCGGCGAAGAAGCAACAGGATCCGAGGGCTTTCTCCGAAAGCAATGGAGATCACCGCGGTCAACTACCACCTCGCCCAACGACACCATCGCCTTCGCAAGTGGAAAGATTCAACGTTGTTCGCTCTGCGGGAGAAGAGATGTATTCACATCTGGACTTTTACGAGAGATCTTTAAAGTCGGTTCAGGACCCACGTGCTTTTGACTAA
- a CDS encoding predicted protein: protein MDLDAVEVGHDTRTSLMVRNIPNKYTQQMLLTEFMDNGHGPGVIDFFYLPIDFKNRCNRGYAFINFVDFKDILPFHRRYFGKHWRTFNSDKICDITYARIQGKGAMLKRFENSALMEKDDEYKPLVF, encoded by the coding sequence ATGGACTTGGACGCTGTGGAGGTTGGGCATGACACTCGAACCTCTTTGATGGTCAGAAACATACCCAATAAGTACACCCAGCAGATGCTTCTTACCGAGTTTATGGACAACGGCCACGGCCCTGGAGTCATCGATTTTTTCTATTTGCCAATCGATTTCAAAAACAGGTGCAACAGAGGCTACGCTTTCATCAACTTTGTGGACTTTAAGGACATTCTACCGTTTCACCGTCGCTATTTCGGAAAGCACTGGCGGACTTTCAACAGTGACAAGATCTGTGACATAACCTACGCACGAATTCAAGGCAAGGGCGCCATGCTGAAGCGATTTGAGAATTCGGCACTGATGGAAAAGGATGATGAGTACAAGCCTCTCGTTTTT
- a CDS encoding predicted protein, with amino-acid sequence MVDRIDPATTPAEYAAVNAASTSNYSTSSSASADAARTDSQNGGGRRRAMSVATGTPNVETVVVKAKRAASTIWTLLHAQNCVLGDRCPHTGCHEAKLLHLHIKTCAAGVGFECPTGYHGCDQARKLLAHYRRCRAIRAKQVGQAPGRRDLSRQHVCLVCYLVARQARSTLERSSTSSARSSTVSTTKKVSSRKGVSSFMLNSDNEIVPLVKKSIMPPPPPRKSIGTEHPPIKRLQFSNHQKNVELQHRLPFAVAVAGDPAASTEGSISPMLFDTSILAKSLDSVRGSYMKMAASEATHKQLGLKRSGVSATQQQPAFDLRDERKEGRPRSASFAAPIRSSQGHAFMMQPLEVQSPGRSRSASCSGIRSADATQTASCDTILEEGSQASKESIDLDFNIDLAR; translated from the exons ATGGTTGATAGAATAGATCCCGCAACAACGCCTGCTGAATATGCTGCCGTAAATGCCGCCTCTACGTCCAATTATTCTACGAGTAGTTCCGCAAGTGCGGATGCTGCTAGGACCGACTCGCAGAATGGAGGAGGCCGTCGAAGGGCGATGTCGGTGGCAACAGGAACTCCTAATGTAGAGACTGTAGTGGTAAAAGCGAAGCGCGCAGCCTCGACTATTTGGACTTTACTTCATGCACAG AATTGCGTTTTGGGGGACAGATGCCCACACACCGGTTGTCATGAAGCCAAATTGCTTCATTTACACATCAAAACTTGTGCTGCTGGAGTCGGCTTCGAATGTCCAACTGGCTATCACGGCTGTGATCAGGCTCGGAAGCTTCTCGCACACTACCGTCGGTGTCGAGCAATTCGCGCCAAACAAGTCGGACAAGCACCCGGTCGACGTGATCTGAGTCGGCAGCACGTGTGCCTCGTCTGCTATCTGGTCGCCCGGCAGGCCAGGAGTACTTTGGAACGCTCTAGTACTTCCAGCGCCCGTTCGTCAACTGTAtccacgacgaagaaagttTCTTCGCGCAAAGGAGTCTCGTCCTTTATGCTCAACAGTGACAACGAAATTGTTCCTTTGGTGAAGAAAAGTATCATGCCTCCGCCACCTCCTAGGAAATCGATAGGAACAGAGCATCCGCCGATCAAGAGACTCCAGTTCAGCAATCATCAAAAAAACGTAGAGTTACAACACCGACTgccttttgctgttgctgtggCTGGTGACCCCGCAGCTTCTACGGAAGGATCAATATCTCCCATGCTGTTCGATACCAGCATCTTGGCTAAGAGTTTAGATTCTGTAAGAGGCTCTTACATGAAGATGGCAGCATCAGAAGCAACTCATAAGCAGCTTGGGTTGAAGAGGTCTGGTGTCAGCGCGACGCAACAGCAGCCAGCCTTTGATCTTCGGGATGAACGCAAAGAAGGTCGACCACGCTCTGCATCGTTTGCTGCTCCTATTCGTAGTAGTCAAGGTCACGCTTTTATGATGCAACCATTGGAGGTGCAGTCTCCCGGACGATCACGAAGCGCCTCTTGCAGTGGAATTCGTTCTGCCGATGCTACG
- a CDS encoding predicted protein, which translates to MASTQRRNGAQGQSTTRVREPLDLARLASWMIKQPSLPVSILSFDMLLSSLDIQQFGFGQSNPTYLIQIRPGDTGSSKPYSLVLRRKPTKIVHMSAHALHREYKVLRALAQHNTLHPDGKVPVPKVYAYCYDQSILGAEFYVMEFVQGRIFTDPSFPGLSTFDRQTAYQQVLTVLANLHAVDLDEVGLATYGKRGHYVSRQLARLLAISHQQSILAGARVPEIEACAKALSVHAPVCPDAISLLHGDFKVDNLVFHSSEPRIVAVLDWELSTIGDPLCDVANLSMMYYIPHPSTIGIAGIQGVDFEVLGLPTRRDLVHGYCSRNTLIDVDSAWEWSGFYLAFLFFKNCVIVQGVAQRAKAGVASSAMAHQVAELLPTVLHLCRYIIRTLPPPSPTNLKSRL; encoded by the coding sequence ATGGCGTCGACACAGCGGAGAAACGGGGCGCAAGGGCAAAGTACAACGCGTGTGCGAGAGCCGTTGGATCTTGCTAGATTGGCGTCCTGGATGATTAAACAGCCGTCGCTTCCAGTCAGCATCCTAAGCTTTGATATGCTTCTCTCTTCACTTGATATTCAGCAATTCGGCTTTGGCCAGTCTAATCCTACGTATCTCATCCAAATACGTCCAGGCGATACGGGTAGTTCCAAACCGTATTCGCTGGTATTACGCCGAAAGCCTACGAAAATTGTGCACATGTCTGCCCATGCCCTGCATCGTGAGTACAAAGTCCTGCGAGCGCTCGCTCAGCACAACACCTTACACCCAGATGGAAAGGTTCCAGTTCCCAAGGTGTACGCCTACTGCTATGATCAATCCATATTAGGAGCCGAATTTTATGTAATGGAGTTTGTGCAGGGAAGAATATTCACCGATCCCTCCTTCCCCGGGCTTTCGACTTTCGATCGCCAAACTGCGTATCAACAAGTGTTGACGGTTCTCGCCAATCTGCACGCTGTCGACTTAGACGAGGTGGGATTGGCCACTTACGGTAAACGGGGACATTACGTTTCTCGCCAGTTGGCACGACTACTCGCGATCAGTCATCAGCAATCCATTTTGGCGGGTGCTCGCGTCCCTGAAATTGAAGCTTGTGCAAAAGCGTTGAGTGTACACGCTCCCGTTTGTCCCGATGCCATTTCGCTCCTGCATGGTGACTTTAAAGTGGACAATTTAGTATTTCACTCTTCAGAACCGCGCATTGTTGCCGTCCTGGACTGGGAGTTGTCAACGATAGGGGATCCTCTATGCGATGTTGCCAATCTTTCTATGATGTACTACATTCCACATCCTTCCACAATTGGTATTGCTGGAATCCAAGGGGTTGACTTCGAAGTGTTGGGACTACCAACCAGGCGCGACTTGGTACATGGCTACTGCTCACGAAATACTCTGATCGATGTTGACTCGGCTTGGGAATGGAGCGGTTTCTATCTGGCGTTTTTGTTTTTTAAAAACTGCGTGATAGTACAAGGTGTTGCGCAGCGCGCAAAAGCAGGCGTCGCCAGCAGTGCGATGGCCCATCAAGTTGCCGAGCTCTTACCGACTGTACTGCATTTGTGTCGATACATTATACGTACACTCCCCCCTCCCTCTCCGACCAATTTGAAGAGTCGCCTTTGA
- a CDS encoding predicted protein — MPSFKVSLLDYGAGNVRSVRNAILANGYEIEDITDPAQIAQAKAIIFPGVGSFGSAMRVLQEKGFDGPLRTYLSAHDRPFLGICLGMQTLFESSDEHEDGRPAIPGLGVIPGKVIKFDSTKIAVPHIGWNGRIVHQESPVLRYVADDEDTYFVHSFYAPVIEENKEWILTTTTYGDQPFVSAIQRGSVVATQFHPEKSGSTGLKVLQGFLEVRIAESLDADIKTETKLTKRVVVALDVRSNDHGDLVVTKGDQYDVRENHKEGVVEGRGGVRNLGKPVSLARRYYQEGADEIAFLNITSFRQGVIEDMPMLQVLEEASKNIFVPLTVGGGIRSYTEPISGRTWSALEVASRYFRAGADKVSMGSDAVHAAEAYVASGGTKTGTTSIEMISRVYGVQAVVVSIDPKRVYIKSKEEVDSKHVVVELGDDQLGPTGERLCWYQCTVKGGREARNICAVTVCKACEALGAGEIMLNCIDMDGQCNGFDLSLMRAVSRAVSIPVIASSGAGTPGHFTDVFSKTNVQAALAAGMFHRREVEIEDVKAAMHAHGTATRKSS, encoded by the exons ATGCCATCGTTCAAGGTTTCCTTACTGGATTATGGCGCCGGTAACGTTAGATCCGTCCGGAATGCGATTCTCGCCAACGGCTACGAGATTGAAGACATCACAGATCCTGCACAGATTGCACAGGCCAAGGCCATCATCTTCCCCGGGGTTGGTTCGTTCGGATCCGCTATGCGGGTTTTGCAGGAAAAGGGTTTCGATGGACCACTGCGGACCTATTTGTCCGCCCACGATCGTCCTTTTTTGGGAATTTGTCTAGGAATGCAGACGCTTTTCGAAAGTTCGGACGAACACGAAGACGGCCGACCCGCCATTCCGGGTTTGGGTGTTATTCCTGGTAAGGTGATCAAGTTTGATTCAACCAAGATCGCCGTTCCCCATATTGGCTGGAACGGACGCATCGTGCATCAGGAATCGCCGGTGCTCCGGTATGtagccgacgacgaagacacgTATTTTGTGCATTCCTTTTACGCGCCCGTCATCGAAGAGAATAAGGAGTGGATTTTGACAACTACCACGTACGGCGACCAACCATTCGTCAGTGCCATCCAGCGAGGATCCGTCGTGGCGACGCAATTTCATCCGGAAAAGAGCGGATCGACAGGGTTGAAGGTTCTGCAAGGATTTCTGGAGGTTCGTATTGCAGA GAGCCTGGACGCTGACATTAAAACAGAGACAAAATTGACGAAACGAGTTGTTGTGGCACTGGACGTTCGCAGCAATGATCATGGCGATTTGGTCGTCACCAAGGGAGATCAATACGACGTCCGTGAAAATCACAAAGAGGGTGTTGTGGAGGGACGAGGCGGTGTTCGCAACCTGGGTAAGCCTGTTAGCTTGGCTCGTCGGTATTATCAAGAGGGTGCGGACGAGATTGCCTTTCTGAACATTACAAGCTTCCGCCAGGGTGTCATCGAAGATATGCCCATGTTgcaagttttggaagaagcctcCAAGAACATTTTCGTTCCCTTGACAGTTGGTGGAGGGATCCGCAGCTACACGGAGCCCATATCAGGGCGAACTTGGTCCGCACTGGAGGTAGCATCGCGCTATTTTCGTGCCGGAGCCGATAAG GTGAGTATGGGCAGCGACGCGGTGCACGCCGCCGAGGCATACGTTGCTTCGGGCGGGACGAAGACTGGAACAACCTCCATTGAAATGATTTCTCGTGTGTATGGAGTGCAGGCGGTTGTTGTCTCTATCGATCCTAAGCGAGTGTACATAAAGTCAAAGGAGGAGGTAGATTCAAAGCACGTCGTTGTTGAGTTGGGTGATGACCAGTTGGGGCCGACCGGAGAGCGTTTGTGCTGGTATCAATGTACGGTAAAAGGAGGCCGGGAGGCCCGAAATATTTGTGCCGTAACGGTTTGCAAAGCGTGCGAAGCTCTTGGAGCGGGCGAAATTATGCTGAACTGCATCGATATGGATGGCCAATGCAATGGATTTGACTTGTCATTGATGAGAGCTGTCTCCAGAGCGGTGTCGATCCCCGTTATTGCTAGCAGCGGTGCCGGAACGCCGGGGCACTTTACCGATGTTTTCTCGAAAACAAACGTCCAAGCGGCTCTAGCAGCCGGTATGTTCCATCGTAGGGAGGTCGAAATTGAAGATGTCAAGGCAGCGATGCATGCCCACGGCACTGCAACCAGGAAAAGCTCGTAA
- a CDS encoding predicted protein: protein MQRSMLYRTFVPPVFRQRTSPTPACASFRRPGFFSTATGFLERNITYDSPKTFNILPVLKGCDLDTRSDVVRCALSRTQHDVELLNERLAHVRLGGGPQAVQRHVSRQKLLPRDRIECIIDPGTPLLELSALAGFQDDIPSGGIVTAIGIVASQPVMFIANDATVKGGTYFPITVKKHLRAQEIALQNDLPCIYLVDSGGAYLPQQDQVFPDRDHFGRIFYHQATLSSRNIPQIAVVCGSCTAGGAYVPSMSDETIIVQGNGTIFLGGPPLVQAATGEVVSAEELGGARVHTTVSGVADHLAVNELDAMRLARDVVASLGRAPSGITSTKTTSEHLPQHEEPLYDPKELGGIVPVDSKQPMDVRLILARILDGSRFHEFKKNYGTTLVTGFGKLMGQDVGVIANNGILFPESAMKGAHFVELCCQRGIPILFIQNITGFMIGQKYEHEGIAKHGAKLVTAVATAAVPKITLVVGGSYGAGNYGMCGRAFSPRFLYMWPNAKIGVMGGEQAANVLATIQRNNIHARGDQWNAEEEASFKQPILDKFEKESSAYYSTSHLWDDGIIDPADTRMVLGSSLAIARRVGCNPNATKFGVFRM from the coding sequence ATGCAGCGTTCTATGCTTTATCGTACCTTCGTGCCGCCCGTGTTCCGTCAACGGACGTCTCCAACACCGGCCTGTgcgtcttttcgtcgtcccggcTTCTTCTCCACCGCGActggctttttggaaagaaataTTACGTACGATTCACCCAAAACTTTCAATATCCTTCCCGTCTTGAAGGGATGTGACCTTGATACTCGTAGTGATGTCGTTCGATGCGCCTTGTCCCGCACGCAACACGACGTTGAGCTTTTGAACGAACGTCTCGCTCACGTCCGTCTCGGTGGGGGGCCACAGGCCGTGCAGCGTCACGTCTCTCGTCAGAAACTCTTACCAAGGGATCGAATCGAATGTATTATCGACCCCGGGACCCCGTTGCTCGAATTGTCCGCACTTGCCGGCTTCCAGGACGACATCCCATCCGGTGGTATTGTAACAGCGATAGGGATCGTCGCTTCACAGCCCGTCATGTTTATCGCCAACGATGCGACCGTCAAAGGTGGCACCTACTTTCCCATAACTGTCAAGAAACATCTGAGGGCTCAAGAGATTGCTTTGCAGAACGACCTACCCTGTATCTATTTGGTCGATTCTGGTGGAGCCTATTTGCCCCAGCAAGACCAAGTATTTCCCGATCGCGATCATTTTGGGCGCATCTTTTATCACCAAGCGACCTTGTCGAGCCGAAATATTCCACAAATTGCTGTCGTCTGTGGATCATGTACTGCCGGTGGGGCCTACGTCCCTAGTATGTCCGATGAAACAATTATTGTGCAAGGCAATGGCACAATCTTTCTTGGTGGACCACCGTTGGTACAAGCAGCGACGGGAGAAGTCGTATCGGCTGAGGAATTAGGTGGCGCTCGAGTACATACCACCGTCTCGGGGGTGGCCGACCATTTGGCCGTAAACGAGCTCGATGCTATGCGATTGGCGCGCGACGTCGTAGCAAGTTTGGGACGGGCACCTTCCGGTATTACAAGCACCAAGACAACTTCGGAACACTTGCCACAGCACGAAGAACCCTTGTACGACCCCAAGGAACTCGGCGGGATCGTTCCCGTTGATTCCAAACAACCCATGGACGTCCGTCTGATTCTGGCGCGTATCTTGGACGGTAGTCGATTTCACGAATTCAAAAAGAACTACGGGACGACCTTGGTGACCGGCTTTGGAAAACTTATGGGTCAAGACGTCGGTGTGATCGCCAACAACGGAATTCTTTTCCCGGAAAGTGCCATGAAAGGTGCACACTTTGTTGAGCTGTGTTGCCAACGCGGGATTCCTATTTTATTTATCCAAAATATTACAGGCTTTATGATCGGGCAAAAATACGAACACGAAGGTATCGCGAAACACGGGGCTAAACTGGTGACGGCTGTGGCGACGGCAGCCGTCCCCAAGATAACGCTAGTGGTTGGTGGCTCGTACGGCGCCGGAAATTACGGTATGTGTGGGCGTGCCTTCAGTCCTCGGTTTCTCTATATGTGGCCCAACGCCAAGATTGGTGTCATGGGCGGCGAGCAAGCTGCCAACGTACTGGCCACTATCCAACGAAACAACATTCACGCACGGGGTGACCAATGGaacgcggaagaagaagcaagcTTCAAGCAACCCATTTTGGACAAATTTGAGAAAGAAAGCTCAGCGTACTACTCGACCTCGCATCTGTGGGATGATGGCATAATTGATCCGGCTGATACACGAATGGTACTCGGTAGCTCGTTGGCAATAGCACGACGAGTTGGTTGCAACCCAAACGCTACCAAATTTGGTGTCTTCCGAATGTAA